The following coding sequences lie in one Musa acuminata AAA Group cultivar baxijiao chromosome BXJ1-8, Cavendish_Baxijiao_AAA, whole genome shotgun sequence genomic window:
- the LOC135588334 gene encoding probable xyloglucan endotransglucosylase/hydrolase protein 7, which produces MVHTAVLSVIFPFLVLVALVGARPATFLQDFRITWADTHIKQLQGGTAIQLKLDPSSGCGFASNKQYHYGRVSMKIKLIPGDSAGTVTAFYLNSDTDTVRDELDFEFLGNRSGQPYTVQTNVYAHGKGDREQRVNLWFDPAADYHTYTILWNHYHVVFSVDNVPVRVFKNNERRGIPYPTLQPMGVYSTLWEADDWATRGGLEKIDWGKAPFYAYYKDFDIEGCAVPGPANCASNPNNWWEGPAYRQLSPEQARLYRWVRTNHMIYDYCTDKSRYPVPPPECWAGI; this is translated from the exons ATGGTTCACACCGCTGTCCTATCCGTTATCTTCCCCTTCCTCGTGCTCGTCGCATTAGTCGGCGCACGGCCGGCTACTTTCCTCCAGGATTTCCGCATCACCTGGGCTGACACTCACATCAAGCAGCTGCAAGGAGGCACCGCAATTCAACTGAAGCTGGACCCGTCCTCAG GTTGTGGGTTTGCCTCCAACAAGCAGTACCACTACGGGcgcgttagcatgaagattaagctcATCCCTGGCGACTCCGCCGGAACTGTTACCGCCTTCTAT ctgaacTCGGACACCGACACCGTCCGCGACGAGTTGGACTTCGAGTTCCTGGGGAACAGGAGCGGGCAGCCATACACGGTGCAGACCAACGTGTATGCTCATGGCAAGGGTGATCGTGAGCAGAGAGTTAACCTTTGGTTCGACCCTGCTGCAGACTATCACACTTATACCATCCTCTGGAACCATTACCATGTCGT CTTCTCCGTGGATAACGTGCCGGTCAGGGTGTTCAAGAACAACGAGCGTAGAGGTATCCCCTACCCCACGCTGCAACCCATGGGGGTGTACTCCACTCTGTGGGAGGCCGACGACTGGGCGACGCGAGGTGGACTGGAGAAGATCGACTGGGGCAAGGCCCCCTTCTACGCCTACTACAAGGACTTCGACATCGAGGGATGCGCCGTCCCCGGCCCGGCCAACTGCGCCTCCAACCCCAACAACTGGTGGGAGGGGCCGGCGTACCGGCAGCTCAGCCCGGAGCAGGCGAGGCTGTACCGGTGGGTGCGGACCAACCACATGATCTACGACTACTGCACCGACAAGTCCCGGTACCCGGTCCCCCCGCCGGAGTGCTGGGCCGGGATCTGA
- the LOC135588333 gene encoding transcription factor bHLH18-like translates to MEALASPCYSDMGMDQSFLNQWELTNLDQFGTQQLELALGQDLERSPSSESYTSYSSFHPPASTERAKKLIKTSSWSSCTTDKNSAALSDASCPRILSFGNPESPLCHSNLSHAVTMKKKEETDVSIPSKRNYGAMSGDGTKRANAGARPASHNQEHIMAERKRREKLSQRFIELSAVVPDLKKMDKASVLGDAIKYLKQLQEKVTSLQDQVTQRNVESAVLVKKSQLCANDDSSSSDENFDESLPEIEARVCDKTILIKIHCENRKGILVKALSEIEKLHLSVTNTSVMPFTSSSLDITVMTQTEEEFSMTAKDLVKKLNSVFRESM, encoded by the exons ATGGAAGCATTGGCATCTCCATGCTATTCTGACATG GGAATGGATCAGAGTTTCTTGAATCAGTGGGAGTTGACCAATTTAGATCAGTTCGGCACACAACAACTAGAACTAGCCCTCGGGCAAGATCTAGAACGATCTCCCTCCTCTGAAAGCTACACGTCATACTCTTCCTTCCATCCACCAGCGAGCACCGAGAGGGCCAAGAAACTCATCAAGACCAGCAGCTGGAGTTCTTGCACCACCGACAAGAACTCGGCGGCGCTCTCGGATGCCTCGTGTCCAAGAATCCTGTCATTTGGCAACCCGGAATCACCACTTTGTCACTCCAACCTGAGTCACGCTGTaacgatgaagaagaaagaagagacggATGTCTCGATTCCCTCAAAGAGGAACTACGGTGCCATGTCCGGAGATGGAACCAAGAGGGCGAACGCGGGGGCCAGGCCGGCCTCTCATAACCAGGAACACATCATGGCCGAGAGAAAGCGAAGAGAGAAGCTCAGCCAGAGATTCATAGAGCTATCCGCGGTGGTTCCTGACCTAAAGAAG atggacAAAGCTTCTGTTCTCGGAGATGCTATCAAGTACCTGAAGCAACTTCAGGAGAAGGTTACGAGCCTCCAAGATCAAGTTACACAGAGGAACGTTGAATCGGCAGTGCTTGTCAAGAAATCTCAGCTCTGTGCAAATGACGATagctcctcctccgacgagaactTCGACGAGAGCCTCCCGGAGATCGAGGCCAGGGTGTGCGACAAGACTATCCTCATCAAGATTCACTGCGAGAACCGGAAAGGGATATTGGTGAAAGCGCTCTCTGAGATCGAGAAGCTCCACCTTTCTGTAACGAACACGAGCGTCATGCCTTTCACCAGCTCTTCTCTCGACATCACCGTGATGACTCAG ACCGAAGAGGAGTTCTCCATGACAGCCAAAGACCTGGTGAAGAAGCTGAATTCTGTTTTCAGAGAATCCATGTGA
- the LOC135588332 gene encoding protein DETOXIFICATION 48-like, translated as MRVPSPVRSRAANTAKNQRRRKRREATARKPQRRLQHHTVLPSQKKSHDKFMEHLPLQPPDLDLHRCPALSEVVEEMRAIGKISIPTALTGLVLYSRAMVSMLFLGFLGELELAGGSLSIGVANITGYSVLSGLAMGMEPICGQAFGAKQRKLLALTLQRAILLLLSASLPISFLWLNMKRVLLWCGQDEQISSAAHVFITFAIPDLFFLSFLHPLRIYLRSQNITFPITYCSLVSVVLHVPLNYILVVHLKMGIAGVALAMVWTNLNLLICLLLFVLCSGVCKDSWVSPSMDCLRGWSKLLKLAVPSCVSVCLEWWWYEFMILFSGLLANPRAAVASMGILIQTTSLVYVFPSALSLGVSTRVGNVLGANRPAKARTATLVSLACAVGLGLAAMAFTTLMRHRWGRLFTTDAEILKLTSVALPIAGLCELGNCPQTTGCGVLRGSARPSTGANINLSSFYLVGMPVAVLLGFVGKMGLPGLWLGLLAAQTSCAALMAYALARTDWMTEMERATELTKASSAPPPPPPPPPQLIPITADTSGDGSGRSPSLVEDRERAGKPCMKHDVEGASTTSSETDHLIDCAG; from the exons ATGCGCGTTCCCTCCCCCGTTCGTTCGAGGGCAGCAAACACAGCAAAGAACCAGAGGAGGAGGAAACGTAGAGAAGCCACAGCAAGGAAGCCGCAGCGCCGTCTGCAACACCACACCGTCCTCCCGTCCCAGAAGAAGTCTCACGACAAGTTCATGGAGCATCTCCCTCTTCAACCCCCTGATTTAGATCTCCATAGATGTCCTGCTCTTTCAGAG GTGGTGGAGGAAATGAGAGCCATAGGGAAGATATCTATCCCCACGGCTCTCACTGGCCTCGTTCTTTACTCGCGCGCCATGGTGTCGATGCTTTTCCTTGGCTTTCTCGGGGAGCTCGAGCTTGCAGGCGGCTCTCTGTCGATCGGGGTTGCTAATATCACGGGCTACTCCGTCCTCTCCGGCCTCGCCATGGGCATGGAGCCCATATGCGGCCAGGCATTCGGCGCGAAGCAACGCAAGCTCCTTGCTCTCACTCTGCAACGGGCCATCCTGCTTCTCCTATCCGCCTCCCTCCCAATCTCCTTCCTGTGGCTCAACATGAAGAGAGTCCTCCTGTGGTGCGGTCAGGACGAGCAGATTTCCTCCGCCGCCCACGTCTTCATCACATTCGCCATTCCTGACCTGTTCTTCTTGTCATTTCTGCACCCTCTTCGCATCTATCTGAGATCTCAGAACATCACTTTTCCGATCACGTACTGCTCGCTCGTCTCCGTCGTCCTCCACGTGCCGCTGAATTATATCCTGGTGGTGCATCTCAAAATGGGCATCGCGGGCGTGGCCCTGGCGATGGTCTGGACCAACTTGAATCTCCTGATTTGCTTGCTTCTCTTCGTCCTCTGCTCCGGCGTGTGCAAGGACTCGTGGGTGAGCCCGAGCATGGACTGCCTTCGGGGGTGGTCGAAGCTGCTGAAGCTCGCCGTGCCGTCGTGCGTGTCCGTGTGCCTCGAGTGGTGGTGGTACGAGTTCATGATACTCTTCAGTGGCCTGCTCGCCAACCCCAGGGCAGCTGTCGCTTCCATGGGGATACTGATCCAGACCACGTCGTTGGTGTACGTCTTCCCGTCGGCGTTGAGCCTTGGGGTGTCGACCCGCGTCGGCAACGTGTTGGGCGCGAATCGTCCCGCCAAGGCCCGGACGGCGACCCTGGTATCGTTGGCGTGCGCCGTGGGGCTGGGACTCGCAGCGATGGCATTCACGACCTTGATGAGGCATCGGTGGGGAAGGCTATTCACCACCGACGCGGAGATTCTGAAGCTCACGTCCGTGGCTCTGCCGATTGCGGGGCTGTGCGAGCTGGGGAATTGCCCGCAGACCACCGGGTGCGGCGTGCTAAGGGGGAGCGCGAGGCCGAGCACCGGGGCTAACATCAATCTGAGCTCCTTCTACTTGGTCGGAATGCCCGTGGCCGTACTGCTGGGCTTCGTCGGGAAAATGGGGCTCCCGGGCCTATGGTTGGGGTTGCTGGCGGCGCAGACATCATGCGCGGCCCTCATGGCATACGCACTGGCCAGAACGGATTGGATGACGGAGATGGAGAGAGCTACGGAATTGACAAAAGCTTCgagcgctcctcctcctcctcctcctcctcctcctcaactcATTCCTATTACTGCAGATACCAGCGGCGATGGCAGTGGACGATCACCTTCTCTCGTAGAAGACCGAGAGAGGGCAGGGAAACCGTGCATGAAACATGACGTGGAGGGAGCAAGTACTACTAGTTCAGAAACAGATCATCTCATTGACTGTGCCGGATGA
- the LOC103996186 gene encoding homeobox-leucine zipper protein HOX19, with protein sequence MDMSPEIDACDTGLALGLGIGRRSTPSSANSRRLQEACSPLRSSMPQKQPSLTLSLSDDVDGSATLLRAEANKPSEEGRQARPSSPHSTVSSFSAAYGPTIKKEKDVTEADEEAEVERVDSRGGTCDDDNDASARKKLRLTKEQSALLEDRFKEHSTLNPKQKHALAKQLNLRPRQVEVWFQNRRARTKLKQTEVDCEFLKRCCESLTDENRRLQKELQELKALKFAPSVYMQFPAAGLTMCPSCKTIGAAADVAPKGGRAESFAVAPPKPHFFNPFIHSAKC encoded by the exons ATGGACATGAGCCCGGAGATCGATGCGTGCGACACCGGTCTTGCTCTTGGGTTGGGCATCGGCCGAAGGAGCACCCCGTCGTCGGCCAATTCCCGTCGCCTGCAGGAAGCCTGCTCACCTCTCAGGAGCTCCATGCCACAGAAGCAGCCATCGCTCACGTTAAGCCTCTCCGATGACGTCGACGGGAGCGCAACCTTGCTCAGGGCTGAAGCGAACAAGCCGTCGGAGGAGGGCCGTCAGGCGCGGCCGTCGTCTCCCCACAGCacggtctcatccttttccgCTGCCTACGGTCCGACGATTAAGAAGGAGAAAGACGTCACGGAAGCCGACGAGGAAGCAGAGGTGGAGAGAGTCGATTCTCGCGGCGGTACCTGCGACGACGATAACGATGCCAGTGCAAGAAAGAAGCTTAGGCTCACGAAGGAGCAGTCGGCCCTGTTGGAAGACCGGTTCAAGGAGCACAGTACCCTCAATCCT AAACAAAAGCATGCATTGGCCAAACAATTGAATCTCCGGCCACGGCAAGTGGAAGTCTGGTTCCAAAATAGGAGAGCAAG GACCAAGCTCAAGCAGACCGAAGTTGACTGCGAGTTTCTGAAGAGGTGCTGCGAGTCGCTGACCGACGAGAACCGGAGGCTGCAGAAGGAGCTGCAGGAGCTGAAGGCCCTCAAATTTGCGCCGTCCGTCTACATGCAGTTTCCGGCGGCCGGCCTCACCATGTGCCCTTCCTGCAAGACGATCGGAGCCGCCGCCGACGTCGCCCCTAAAGGCGGCAGAGCCGAGTCCTTTGCGGTGGCGCCACCGAAGCCTCACTTCTTTAATCCTTTCATCCACTCAGCAAAATGTTAG